One window of Trifolium pratense cultivar HEN17-A07 linkage group LG5, ARS_RC_1.1, whole genome shotgun sequence genomic DNA carries:
- the LOC123883114 gene encoding PHD finger protein ALFIN-LIKE 4-like isoform X2, with amino-acid sequence MDSRTHHTVEEVFQDFKGRRAGLIKALTTDAEDFYNQCDPDKENLCLYGFPNEEWKVNLPAEDMLLELPEPSLGINFARSGMQKTDWLSLVAGHCDSWLFGVAFYYGAKFRFNKSDRERLFSMINELPTILKVVDAANVTDTAKKQVEVKSSVSNHSGSKSKSNLIATKASEPKVVEEEPEEGDENVFCNVCHVHYGEDTFWICCDFCDNWYHGKCVNVTRTIAEEIDKYKCPYCGLHFG; translated from the exons ATGGACTCACGCACACATCACACTGTCGAAGAGGTCTTTCAAGATTTTAAGGGTCGCCGAGCTGGTCTCATCAAAGCTCTCACCACTG ATGCTGAAGATTTCTATAACCAATGTGATCCTG ACAAGGAAAACCTGTGCTTGTACGGCTTTCCTAACGAGGAGTGGAAAGTCAATTTACCTGCTGAAGATATGCTATTGGAGCTTCCCGAGCCTTCCCTGGGCATTAACTTTGCTAGGTCCGGAATGCAAAAAACAGATTGGCTGTCCTTAGTTGCCGGTCATTGCGATTCATGGTTATTTGGCGTTGCATTCTATTATGGAGCTAAATTTCGGTTTAACAAATCTGACAG GGAGCGCCTTTTCAGTATGATCAATGAACTGCCAACAATATTGAAAGTTGTTGATGCTGCAAACGTTACTGATACTGCAAAGAAACAAGTTGAGGTGAAGTCTTCAGTTTCAAACCACAGTGGCAGCAAATCGAAGTCCAACTTGATAGCg ACAAAGGCATCAGAACCCAAAGTTGTGGAAGAGGAGCCGGAGGAGGGCGACGAAAATGTTTTCTGCAATGTATGTCATGTGCATTATGGGGAGGACACTTTCTGGATTTGCTGCGACTTCTGTGATAATTGGTATCATGGGAAGTGTGTGAATGTTACTCGTACCATTGCAGAGGAAATCGATAAATACAAATGTCCGTATTGTGGGCTGCATTTCGGTTGA
- the LOC123883114 gene encoding PHD finger protein ALFIN-LIKE 4-like isoform X1: MDSRTHHTVEEVFQDFKGRRAGLIKALTTDAEDFYNQCDPDKENLCLYGFPNEEWKVNLPAEDMLLELPEPSLGINFARSGMQKTDWLSLVAGHCDSWLFGVAFYYGAKFRFNKSDRERLFSMINELPTILKVVDAANVTDTAKKQVEVKSSVSNHSGSKSKSNLIAQTKASEPKVVEEEPEEGDENVFCNVCHVHYGEDTFWICCDFCDNWYHGKCVNVTRTIAEEIDKYKCPYCGLHFG, from the exons ATGGACTCACGCACACATCACACTGTCGAAGAGGTCTTTCAAGATTTTAAGGGTCGCCGAGCTGGTCTCATCAAAGCTCTCACCACTG ATGCTGAAGATTTCTATAACCAATGTGATCCTG ACAAGGAAAACCTGTGCTTGTACGGCTTTCCTAACGAGGAGTGGAAAGTCAATTTACCTGCTGAAGATATGCTATTGGAGCTTCCCGAGCCTTCCCTGGGCATTAACTTTGCTAGGTCCGGAATGCAAAAAACAGATTGGCTGTCCTTAGTTGCCGGTCATTGCGATTCATGGTTATTTGGCGTTGCATTCTATTATGGAGCTAAATTTCGGTTTAACAAATCTGACAG GGAGCGCCTTTTCAGTATGATCAATGAACTGCCAACAATATTGAAAGTTGTTGATGCTGCAAACGTTACTGATACTGCAAAGAAACAAGTTGAGGTGAAGTCTTCAGTTTCAAACCACAGTGGCAGCAAATCGAAGTCCAACTTGATAGCg CAGACAAAGGCATCAGAACCCAAAGTTGTGGAAGAGGAGCCGGAGGAGGGCGACGAAAATGTTTTCTGCAATGTATGTCATGTGCATTATGGGGAGGACACTTTCTGGATTTGCTGCGACTTCTGTGATAATTGGTATCATGGGAAGTGTGTGAATGTTACTCGTACCATTGCAGAGGAAATCGATAAATACAAATGTCCGTATTGTGGGCTGCATTTCGGTTGA
- the LOC123886743 gene encoding RING-H2 finger protein ATL52-like — translation MAYSSQSKEMYVLPGIIIIGSIVIAFIIFRLTMQGWCDLIDHEPTLPTTVISYDEKFSACMSLESHSITFMYKEGDAAEQGINQTECVICLSVFQEDESVRKLHSCKHVFHTSCIDKWLGSHSGCPLCRSKIDQVTSPNESLANDHTIVAIVDSRI, via the coding sequence ATGGCTTATTCTTCACAATCTAAAGAAATGTATGTCCTCCCTGGGATTATAATCATTGGATCAATAGTAATTGCTTTTATAATTTTCAGACTCACAATGCAAGGATGGTGCGACCTTATCGATCACGAACCTACCCTTCCTACAACAGTCATATCTTATGATGAGAAATTTTCTGCTTGCATGAGTTTAGAGTCACATTCAATCACATTCATGTACAAGGAAGGTGATGCTGCAGAACAAGGCATAAACCAGACGGAATGTGTTATCTGTTTATCAGTCTTTCAAGAAGACGAAAGTGTTCGGAAGCTTCATAGTTGCAAGCATGTGTTTCATACATCTTGCATTGATAAGTGGCTTGGTTCTCATTCGGGATGTCCGCTATGTCGCTCTAAGATTGATCAAGTAACTTCGCCAAATGAATCATTGGCAAACGATCACACGATTGTGGCCATTGTTGACTCCAGAATTTGA